The genomic DNA AGGGTGTCTGAGCATCCCATCTGATTTTCTTCCTTCCTTATGCCACCTCATAAGCTTTGCGTCAGTGACATTTGCAAAAAGGCGTTTGAATCGCTCCACTACGGGTAAATATCGCAGCACCTTCGCAGGAGGCCTTTTTTTATCAACACTCAAAGAATAATTTCCCTCCCGCTTGTACCTAGATGCTCCGCactttggacaagtttgtagATGTTCATACTTATGGCGAAACAACACACAATCATTTATACAAGCATGAATCTTCTTTACATTCATACTCATGGGACACAATATCTTCTTCGCCTCATAGGTGGAAATAGGAAGCTCGTTATTCGGAGGGAGTATGTCAGCGAGAAGTTTTAGCATTTCTGTGAAACTCTTGTCACTCCACCCGTTCTTCACTTTAAGCTTGCATAATTTCAAGGTTGTTGATAACCTAGTAAACTGATCATTGCACCCTGGATAGAGGAGTTTTTTGGAACCATCAACCAAGCTCTCAAGAATTTTTGGTTGGTGCTTTAGAAAATCTTCAAGATCTTCGATCATCTCCTCGACCCTATCATTTTCCACGTCATCTTCTTTATTTTCAGGCGTACCATCTCCAAAACTTTCATCATTCCTTGTATATGTCTTCATTGTTCTAGAGTGTATTCCCTCTCCATGCCAAATCCACCTAGTATAATCATCCATGAAACCCCGTCGGAATAAATGATCACGCACTGTGTCAACAGTAGGAAACTTTTTTAAATTATAACAATCGTAACAAGGACACATGATCATGTCCCCTTTTGCATGTTTCTCCGCACATTCAATGAAGTGCTTGACGCCACTAATATACTCATGGGTCGCCCGTGATATTTTGTACATCCATGTACGACGATCCATTTTTTAATTCTATACAATAAATGATAGACAAGTCAGTAAAGACAAGTTGCAAAAATAAGGAACTAAAAACTACAAATCAAAGAAATAAACATATATATTACCAAAGACACATTGTAACTCAAAAAATATATTTGGTATATCTTTTAGTAATATTAACCTAAAAATAAACATTAAATTTAACTAACAATAAGTAGTTTACTAATCTTTAACTCAAATTCCACCTAAAATGAACAATGCCAATCCATATATCTACATATTTGTTAAGAATAGACTTTacttttttttcttgttttccaaTTTACACATGAACTAGGACTATATATATATTAATCATCATCTAACTATTTACTCATTAATTTTTATCCACACTACACTATTTTTCAACTTGCAGGATGTTAATTCTCTACTTAAATAAATATGCAAAACAGAGGAGGTAGAAATCCATGCTGCCAGGTTGGGTCAAACTTATAGTACATCTTCAAAAAAAGAACAAAACTGTAAAACAAAAAATGTTCACTACCTGTATTCATTTTTTCATCAACAGTTTGTGCATAACTAACTATACTATATTAACTTTTATTTTCAACATGATACAATTATTAAAAGTAATCAAATAGAAGATACACAGTGAAGTAGAGATACAAACCAGAAGTAGAGATACAAACTCGTACACCATAGATGAAATCGGGGGTTAGGAGCCCACGACCCTAATCAAACCAACTGGACTACCGGAGTGGAGAAAAGTGAACCCAATTACTTCAATTACAACCAAATACACCAACTTGCTTCAATTGTCCAAACCAATCAGCAGTGAGAAAAAACAAATTCAACACTGGAATACTCGTTTAATCACTCGTATAAAAACGAAAGCGGAGGGGTGAATACCTGAGTAGAGTACCGGGGCACGTAAAGATGGGTATTTATCGGAGTGGAGCGGAGTGGAGTACTTCTCTTACTTTGAAATTGAACAGACACAGGATATCCTCACTATTTCACCCTCTTTATTcctttttcataatttttaaaatttattttactCTTCTTTTAATTATGTTTTTTGTTTGATTATTTTGAGATTAATCATTATTTTTTTCTTCATAAAAAAATTTTAAGTTTGAGTTACATAAAATTCTGTATATTAAGAAAGTCAATGTTTATATAAAAGTAATACTTGTATCAATTTTAATTGTATTAACTACCCAATCAAAAAACATtgtattaaaaaaatatattttgtgAAGCAAagttaatattaaaaatataaataatataaattgaagATGTGTGACATAACATATATTTTTAAtacaaaatatataaataatattatatatttctGTGGAGATTCAGATATATATAATATTCCATGTCACACATCttcaatttatattatttctgTGGCTGAGATCAATTTATTCagaatatataaataatttatataattaattatatattatataattattctGTGGAGATTATATTAATTCTGTGGagattatataaataatttatattaatttatatatttatttatataaataattatatattatataattattctGTGTGGagattatataaataattatatattatataattattctGTGGAGATTATATTATATATTCACACATCTTCAATTTATTCagaatatataaataattatatattatgtGGAGATTATATTAATTCTGTATACAAagttaatattaaaaatataaataattatttatatattttgtaTTCAAAATATATTCCATGTCACACATCttcaatttatattatttctgTAAATACAATCTCCGGCTATTGACTAGCAACAACTAAACAATGCAAATGCTTGcaaagaaacaaaaaaaatagCATTTGGGACTTGGGATATAGAAAAGTTGAAAAAAATCATAGTCTTCTCAGCAAGCCACAACTAAACATATAGGAAACTAGAAAACACCGATGTTCCCACGCACGGGCAAAGAAGAGCCAAAGACCCAAGTCAGAGTCTTCTCAGCAAGCCAGTTCAAAAATACAATCTCCTGTTGTTTGCGAGCAACAACTAAACACAGATGCTTACGAAGAAGCACATGGCAGATGAAAGAGTACAAAACTTTCATAAAACCTAACTTGCTCCTAGACTGCCCCCGTTGTAGTTAACATCTCACTCAAAGAACTTATCATTCTCACACATCATTTTCTGCCCAAGTAGTTAACATCTCACTCAAAGAACTTATCATCCTCTCATCATAATCCTCTGCCCAAGTTTTTGGTGTGGTTTGGAGAACATGTCAGTTGGTAATCGATCGTGAAACAATGAGCAAGAGACTGCACAGGTCAAAGCAACAATCAACACACCAAAAACTTGGGCAGAAGATTATGATGAACTAAAGAAGCCACATAGTACATGGTTTTCAAAAAGCATAACAAACTCCAGATAATACCAAATGAAGCATGTATGCAGCGTGCCGCAACACAATGCCTAATAGTTACAAACTTCGGTTTAATATCTAGAATCATCTCTTCAATTCCATCCTCATCCGCTTTTCCTTACCCTCTATATGTATAACTTCATTTTATCTGCAATTAATATTCACCAAAGATACTTAATTAATGCAATCCTTTAGCAATATGCAATATTGCACAGTGCTGCTCCTACTATGCTCATTCTTTGCCTTCCTGCATGATGCTTCAGGTAGACTCGCATTACATGTTTCATCATTTCATGCATGCTTCTGGTTTATCCATTTCTCAGTAGACAATATCAAGAGCAGGTTTAGTGTAGCAGTACATTTCAATGTTTTAATATGCACTAGTTACACTTACACATTTTTAATATGATGCCTCTGTTTCTAATGCAGCTGCTCAGCAAGCAAGTGGACAACAACACGCAGAACTGAATAGAGCAGGTGTGTGCTATGGAACTTTTGCAGACAATCTACCATCCCCACAAGAAGTCGTGTCTCTTATCCAAAATCTCCAAGCTAATAGAATAAGACTTTATGGTCCGGATTTTAATGTTCTCCAAGCCCTAAAAAACACCAGTATTGAAGTCGTCCTTGGTGTTTCCAACTATCAACTTCAAAGCATCGCTTCCGGCCAAGACAAAGCCAACCAATGGATCCAAAACAACGTCCAGAACTTCCCAGACATCAACTTCAGGTATATTGTTGTTGGAAATGGTGTGCCTACACAAGACCAACACAGTATTGAGTATAGAGAGTTTCTGCTCACGGCcatgaaaaaaatttaaaatgcgGTTTCCTCATGCGGTCTGCAAAACAAAATCAAAGTCTCCACAGCCCTTGATCATTCAGTTATTCTGAAACAAATTCACCCACCATCAAATGCCGAATTTGACGATAAATACTTTATTGGGGACATAATCCAATTGTTAAAGAACAATAACGCACCGTTTCTTGTAAACATTCACCCATATTATAGCTATGCATTCAACAAACCCGAAATTCCTCTAGAATTAAAGAAAGATAGCCAAACCTCAGGTGACATACGTCTCCGATATACATACTTCAGATCTCCCTCGGTTTTCGTTAAAGACGGTCAACTAGGATACAAAAATACGTTTGATGCAATGGTTGATGCGGTATACTCTGCACTGGAGAAGGCGGATGCTTCTTCATTGGATGTCGTCGTGTCGGAAACAGGATGGCCTACTGCTGGAGGACCTCAAGCTACAACATATAATGCAAGACTTTACAACAATAATTTAATTAGTGAAGTAAGAGCAAGAGGTCTCCAAATAGACCAAAGAAGCCTGTAGAAACTTATATATATAACTTGTTTGATGAAAATCAAAGGAGCAAAATGGAAAGGCACTGGGGGAT from Apium graveolens cultivar Ventura chromosome 5, ASM990537v1, whole genome shotgun sequence includes the following:
- the LOC141660021 gene encoding glucan endo-1,3-beta-glucosidase-like, which gives rise to MAAQQASGQQHAELNRAGVCYGTFADNLPSPQEVVSLIQNLQANRIRLYGPDFNVLQALKNTSIEVVLGVSNYQLQSIASGQDKANQWIQNNVQNFPDINFSYAFNKPEIPLELKKDSQTSGDIRLRYTYFRSPSVFVKDGQLGYKNTFDAMVDAVYSALEKADASSLDVVVSETGWPTAGGPQATTYNARLYNNNLISEVRARGLQIDQRSL